The Micromonospora sp. NBC_00421 genome contains a region encoding:
- a CDS encoding 4'-phosphopantetheinyl transferase family protein, which produces MPDTVRIWIGSARVGLDELARYRAVLDAGERTRAAALTQATVRDRFTVAHGALRLLMGRALDAPPERLTWRRGRHGKPTLVDPEGGPQTSLSYSADLVAVAVGGDRAIGVDIQHPSPGLDPVALATRFFAAEEARQVASGSTPATRADRFARLWARKEAVVKAAGDRLWPHLAMPVHQGDVVECGDPVGVHRVTDVVTPAGYRVAVALAGEARYVVESYRGPVG; this is translated from the coding sequence ATGCCCGACACCGTCCGGATCTGGATCGGGTCGGCCCGGGTGGGCCTGGACGAGTTGGCCCGGTACCGCGCGGTGCTCGACGCCGGGGAGCGGACCCGGGCGGCGGCGCTCACCCAGGCGACCGTCCGGGACCGGTTCACGGTGGCGCACGGCGCGCTGCGCCTCCTGATGGGCCGGGCCCTGGACGCGCCACCCGAACGGCTCACCTGGCGGCGGGGTCGGCACGGCAAGCCGACGTTGGTCGACCCCGAGGGCGGGCCGCAGACGAGCCTGTCCTACTCCGCCGACCTCGTCGCGGTGGCGGTGGGCGGTGACCGGGCGATCGGGGTCGACATCCAGCATCCGTCGCCGGGGCTGGACCCGGTGGCCCTGGCCACCCGGTTCTTCGCCGCCGAAGAGGCGCGGCAGGTCGCTTCGGGGTCCACCCCGGCGACCCGGGCCGACCGGTTCGCCAGGTTGTGGGCGCGCAAGGAGGCGGTGGTCAAGGCCGCCGGCGACCGGCTCTGGCCCCATCTGGCGATGCCGGTGCACCAGGGCGACGTGGTGGAGTGCGGTGACCCCGTGGGCGTACACCGGGTCACCGACGTGGTGACCCCGGCCGGGTACCGGGTCGCGGTGG